From the Tachyglossus aculeatus isolate mTacAcu1 chromosome 21, mTacAcu1.pri, whole genome shotgun sequence genome, one window contains:
- the LOC119942161 gene encoding olfactory receptor 5M11-like — translation MCFFLTNLAFVGLCYSTITTPKMLANFLSEKKNISFASRFIQFYIFIALPLTEFSMLAVMVYDCYMVICHPLHYSIKMSRRVGTCLIAFPYVYGFSDGLFQTITTFILSFCGCNIIDHFHCADPPLVKLSCSDTHIKEYAMHLSAGFNLSNSLKITILSYIFILTAILKTQSSEERSKECSTCGSHMKGVTLFYGSLFCMHVRPLKDHSMEQSKIISVFYTDMLNPPIYSLRNKDVKAAWRKLSRTFYLHALLLQLERGYWYTLCFYGVVLKAED, via the exons ATGTGTTTCTTCCTCACTAATTTAGCATTTGTAGGCCTGTGCTATTCTACAATCACAACCCCCAAGATGTTGGCTAACTTCTTATCAGAGAAGAAGAACATCTCCTTTGCCAGTCGTTTCATTCAATTCTATATTTTCATTGCTCTGCCCCTTACAGAGTTTTCTATGCTGGCAGTAATGGTGTATGACTGCTATATGGTTATCTGCCACCCTCTACATTACAGCATCAAAATGTCCAGGAGGGTTGGCACCTGCCTCATCGCTTTCCCCTATGTTTATGGCTTCTCCGATGGCCTGTTCCAAACAATCACGACATTCATATTGTCCTTTTGTGGATGCAACATCATCGACCATTTTCACTGTGCCGACCCACCTCTCGTAAAGCTGTCTTGCTCTGATACCCACATCAAAGAATATGCCATGCACCTCTCTGCTGGATTTAACCTCTCCAACTCCCTCAAGATCACCATCTTGTCTTATATCTTTATTCTCACGGCAATCCTCAAGACCCAGTCTTCTGAGGAAAGGAGTAAAGAGTGTTCCACCTGCGGATCCCACATGAAGGGTGTCACTTTATTTTATGGGTCACTCTTCTGCATGCATGTGAGACCTCTGAAGGATCACTCCATGGAGCAGTCCAAGATAATATCTGTTTTCTATACAGATATGTTGAATCCTccgatctacagtctgaggaacaaagatgtaAAAGCGGCCTGGAGGAAATTG TCAAGGACATTTTACCTACATGCATTGCTTTTACAACTGGAAAGAGGCTATTGGTATACGCTTTGTTTCTATGGGGTAGTGCTGAAAGCAGAAGACTAA
- the LOC119942819 gene encoding olfactory receptor 1038-like, with amino-acid sequence MTEGNHSQLSEFILTGLTNLPELQIPLFVVFLLIYCTTVVGNLGLIFLTRTDSRLQTPMYFFLGHLALVDVGHSTAVGPQVLVNLLEERKSISFYLCAVQFCCFITFIITEILLLSAMAYDRYVAICNPLLYKVIVSEKVCTLLFAISYIYSLAVALFLVVFTFRLSFCGDNVIDHFYCDILPILALSCSDTHVIEYFILGDSTFLLIVSLLVVLISYIFIISTILKIRSAQGRHKVFSTCGSHLVGVTLFYGTLIFMYMRPPVSFVTEKIVSVFYTQVLPMLNPMIYSLRNREVKKALERTLTACCLHFKLLKS; translated from the coding sequence ATGACTGAGGGAAATCATTCCCAGCTGAGTGAGTTCATTCTCACCGGGCTCACAAACCTTCCAGAGCTGCAGATCCCTCTCTTCGTCGTGTTTCTGCTTATCTATTGTACCACAGTCGTGGGGAACCTGGGCCTCATCTTCCTGACCAGGACTGATTCTCGACTTCaaactcccatgtacttttttcttGGCCACTTGGCTTTGGTTGATGTTGGTCATTCCACAGCTGTGGGCCCCCAAGTCCTGGTCAATTTGCTGGAGGAGAGAAAATCTATTTCCTTCTACCTCTGTGCCGTGCAATTTTGTTGTTTCATTACTTTTATCATTACCGAAATTTTGCTCCTGTCTGCGATGGCTTACGACCGCTATGTAGCAATCTGCAATCCTCTACTCTACAAGGTCATCGTCTCGGAGAAAGTTTGCACTCTTTTGTTTGCCATTTCCTACATCTACAGCTTGGCCGTCGCCCTGTTCTTGGTAGTCTTCACGTTTCGGTTGTCCTTCTGTGGCGATAACGTCATCGATCATTTCTACTGTGATATCCTACCTATCCTGGCGTTGTCCTGTTCTGACACTCATGTCATAGAGTATTTCATTTTGGGGGATTCTACTTTCCTTTTGATTGTCTCCCTCCTGGTTGTCCTGATCTCCTACATCTTCATCATCTCTACCATCCTAAAGATCCGTTCTGCCCAAGGCAGACACAAAGTCTTCTCTACTTGTGGTTCCCACCTAGTGGGGGTGACTCTTTTCTACGGGACTCTGATTTTTATGTACATGCGGCCACCAGTCTCATTCGTAACAGAAAAAATTGTCTCCGTGTTTTACACCCAGGTGCTTCCTATGTTGAACCCcatgatctacagtctgaggaaccgggagGTGAAGAAGGCCCTGGAAAGAACTCTCACAGCTTGTTGCCTACATTTCAAACTCTTGAAATCCTAA